One Acanthochromis polyacanthus isolate Apoly-LR-REF ecotype Palm Island chromosome 6, KAUST_Apoly_ChrSc, whole genome shotgun sequence DNA segment encodes these proteins:
- the znf512b gene encoding zinc finger protein 512B isoform X1, with translation MESPSGPRLGKLSSSVLPRGRTPKHGHPQELVRTTAGPENNKHSPVCDEPAEGKRKGRPKAEVQELRSIPAHMIVQWKEEFKRRSRVKCPCSGCWLEFPSIYGVKYHYQRCQGATVAEKLSHGCPYCEAVFATKVRLQKHKLWNHPDRVSMEAKQEQAKLLKTPIKSNTKKRPMENSPPSPVFFKVKKTHEVSTPSQNGELAHQKSERKQHSHSQPSQQIHQFQPVQPQSQQSQSQSTSSDAGESESEGGSLPPSFPDEDPERMRHRRKQKTPKKFTGEQPSISGTFGLKGMTKVEEKLKAGRVKRPEGSGFSEEPQRRPSSSQSSKKESATTSSGADTQWQRAISERGEVVCPTCSIVTRKTIHGLKKHMEICQKLQDALKCQQCHKQFRSKAGLNYHTMAEHSTKPSGSEGQTGNEHEERERLRRVLKQMGRIKCPSEGCSAHFSSLMGYQYHQKRCGGEFSDDEKPVFLCQHCGKHYRSKAGRDYHVRTEHSPAIATTTMTATTTTTNNKDNVTDTNNNTGKERIVSEEFPSGGRKELSQPEKRDWQEKPPFSHPKEKDREAREKDWEKERERNREKPVHAESQSEDFERTPSGRVRRRSAQVAVFHLQEIAEDELAKDWGTKRRIKDDLVPDSKRLNYTRPGLPNFSPELLEAWKNQVKEKGFICCTNENCEAVYSSVSGLKAHLANCSQGGGELGKYTCLICQKEFSSESGVKYHISKTHSQNWFRAAASQVVASSKSKVLENNGIKAEVRNGATTGKKRGRKPKERPPVDEPSHKQTEALTTTQNSALAVFPPSVPAHSPTLIRDPTDSNNSGQNRQPIPSATRRSKPKRLLLSE, from the exons GTCCGGTGTGTGATGAGCCAGCAGAGGGGAAGAGGAAAGGTCGTCCTAAAGCAGAAGTGCAGGAACTGAGAAGCATCCCT GCCCATATGATAGTACAATGGAAGGAAGAGTTTAAACGCCGCTCCAGGGTTAAATGTCCGTGTTCAGGCTGCTGGTTAGAGTTTCCCAGCATCTATGGCGTCAAGTACCACTATCAACGCTGCCAGGGG GCCACCGTAGCTGAGAAGCTGAGTCACGGCTGTCCCTACTGTGAGGCAGTGTTTGCCACAAAGGTGCGCCTGCAGAAGCACAAGCTATGGAACCACCCAGACAGAGTTAGCATGGAAGCAAAGCAAGAGCAGGCTAAGCTTCTAAAGACTCCTATCAAGTCCAACACCAAGAAAAG GCCCATGGAGAACAGTCCCCCCTCTCCGGTGTTCTTCAAAGTGAAAAAGACACACGAGGTGTCCACACCCTCTCAGAACGGGGAGCTGGCCCACCAGAAGAGCGAgaggaaacagcacagccacagCCAGCCTTCACAGCAGATTCACCAGTTCCAGCCAGTCCAGCCTCAGTCTCAGCAGTCCCAGTCCCAAAGCACGTCATCCGATGCAGGGGAAAGTGAGAGCGAGGGGGGCAGCCTTCCCCCCTCTTTCCCAGATGAAGACCCGGAGCGAATGAGGCACA GACGGAAGCAGAAAACGCCTAAGAAATTCACTGGAGAACAGCCCTCTATATCTGGAACATTTGGATTGAAAG GTATGACTAAGGTAGAGGAGAAGCTGAAGGCGGGCCGTGTAAAGAGACCGGAAGGGAGTGGGTTCAGTGAAGAGCCTCAGAGAAGACCTTCTTCGAGTCAGTCTTCCAAGAAAGAGTCGGCAACAACAAGCTCTG GCGCTGACACTCAGTGGCAGCGAGCTATCTCAGAGCGAGGTGAAGTGGTGTGTCCCACCTGCTCCATCGTCACCAGGAAAACAATCCACGGGCTGAAGAAACACATGGAGATTTGCCAGAAG CTCCAGGACGCCCTGAAGTGCCAGCAGTGCCACAAACAGTTCCGGTCCAAGGCCGGCCTCAACTACCACACCATGGCTGAACACAGCACCAAG CCCTCAGGGAGCGAAGGCCAGACGGGCAACGAGCACGAGGAGAGAGAAAGGCTGCGCCGAGTGCTCAAACAGATGGGACGAATCAAGTGTCCTAGTGAG gGCTGTTCAGCCCACTTTTCCAGTCTGATGGGCTACCAGTATCACCAGAAGCGTTGTGGAGGAGAGTTTTCTGACGATGAGAAGCCTGTGTTTCTGTGCCAGCACTGTGGAAAACACTACCGCTCCAAGGCTGGCAGAGACTACCATGTACGCACTGAACACTCCCCGGCCATCGCCACCACCACCATGAcagccaccaccaccaccaccaacaacaaGGACAATGTCACTgacaccaacaacaacaccgGAAAGGAGAGG ATTGTCTCTGAGGAGTTTCCATCAGGGGGCAGGAAGGAGCTAAGCCAACCTGAGAAGAGAGACTGGCAGGAGAAACCACCATTCAGCCATCCTAAGGAGAAGGACAGAGAAGCTCGAGAAAAGGACTGGgaaaaggagagggagagaaacagagaaaaaccaGTCCATGCTGAGAGCCAGAGCGAGGACTTTGAAAGGACCCCCAGTGGCAGAGTGAGGCGGCGATCAGCTCAGGTGGCCGTTTTCCACCTGCAGGAGATAGCAGAGGATGAGCTGGCCAAGGACTGGGGCACCAAGCGGCGCATCAAGGACGACCTGGTGCCCGACAGCAAGAGG TTAAACTACACCCGGCCCGGCCTCCCCAACTTCAGCCCAGAGCTACTAGAGGCCTGGAAGAACCAAGTCAAGGAGAAAGGCTTCATCTGCTGCACAAATGAA AACTGTGAAGCTGTCTATTCCAGTGTATCAGGACTAAAGGCACATCTCGCCAACTGCAGCCAG ggcGGAGGTGAACTGGGGAAGTATACCTGTCTGATCTGTCAGAAGGAGTTTAGCTCAGAGAGCGGTGTCAAGTACCACATTAGCAAAACACACTCACAG AACTGGTTCCGGGCAGCAGCTAGTCAAGTGGTCGCCAGTAGCAAGAGTAAAGTCCTGGAGAACAATGGGATCAAGGCTGAGGTGAGGAACGGTGCCACCACTGGTAAGAAGAGGGGCCGCAAACCGAAAGAGCGCCCCCCTGTGGATGAGCCTTCTCACAAACAAACTGAAGCACTTACCACTACTCAAAACTCAGCCCTCGCCGTGTTCCCTCCTTCAGTCCCAGCACATTCCCCAACCCTGATCCGCGACCCAACAGACAGTAATAATTCAGGCCAAAACAGACAGCCCATCCCCTCCGCCACCAGACGAAGCAAACCCAAGAGGCTGTTACTGTCAGAGTAG
- the znf512b gene encoding zinc finger protein 512B isoform X4 → MESPSGPRLGKLSSSVLPRGRTPKHGHPQELVRTTAGPENNKHSPVCDEPAEGKRKGRPKAEVQELRSIPATVAEKLSHGCPYCEAVFATKVRLQKHKLWNHPDRVSMEAKQEQAKLLKTPIKSNTKKRPMENSPPSPVFFKVKKTHEVSTPSQNGELAHQKSERKQHSHSQPSQQIHQFQPVQPQSQQSQSQSTSSDAGESESEGGSLPPSFPDEDPERMRHRRKQKTPKKFTGEQPSISGTFGLKGMTKVEEKLKAGRVKRPEGSGFSEEPQRRPSSSQSSKKESATTSSGADTQWQRAISERGEVVCPTCSIVTRKTIHGLKKHMEICQKLQDALKCQQCHKQFRSKAGLNYHTMAEHSTKPSGSEGQTGNEHEERERLRRVLKQMGRIKCPSEGCSAHFSSLMGYQYHQKRCGGEFSDDEKPVFLCQHCGKHYRSKAGRDYHVRTEHSPAIATTTMTATTTTTNNKDNVTDTNNNTGKERIVSEEFPSGGRKELSQPEKRDWQEKPPFSHPKEKDREAREKDWEKERERNREKPVHAESQSEDFERTPSGRVRRRSAQVAVFHLQEIAEDELAKDWGTKRRIKDDLVPDSKRLNYTRPGLPNFSPELLEAWKNQVKEKGFICCTNENCEAVYSSVSGLKAHLANCSQGGGELGKYTCLICQKEFSSESGVKYHISKTHSQNWFRAAASQVVASSKSKVLENNGIKAEVRNGATTGKKRGRKPKERPPVDEPSHKQTEALTTTQNSALAVFPPSVPAHSPTLIRDPTDSNNSGQNRQPIPSATRRSKPKRLLLSE, encoded by the exons GTCCGGTGTGTGATGAGCCAGCAGAGGGGAAGAGGAAAGGTCGTCCTAAAGCAGAAGTGCAGGAACTGAGAAGCATCCCT GCCACCGTAGCTGAGAAGCTGAGTCACGGCTGTCCCTACTGTGAGGCAGTGTTTGCCACAAAGGTGCGCCTGCAGAAGCACAAGCTATGGAACCACCCAGACAGAGTTAGCATGGAAGCAAAGCAAGAGCAGGCTAAGCTTCTAAAGACTCCTATCAAGTCCAACACCAAGAAAAG GCCCATGGAGAACAGTCCCCCCTCTCCGGTGTTCTTCAAAGTGAAAAAGACACACGAGGTGTCCACACCCTCTCAGAACGGGGAGCTGGCCCACCAGAAGAGCGAgaggaaacagcacagccacagCCAGCCTTCACAGCAGATTCACCAGTTCCAGCCAGTCCAGCCTCAGTCTCAGCAGTCCCAGTCCCAAAGCACGTCATCCGATGCAGGGGAAAGTGAGAGCGAGGGGGGCAGCCTTCCCCCCTCTTTCCCAGATGAAGACCCGGAGCGAATGAGGCACA GACGGAAGCAGAAAACGCCTAAGAAATTCACTGGAGAACAGCCCTCTATATCTGGAACATTTGGATTGAAAG GTATGACTAAGGTAGAGGAGAAGCTGAAGGCGGGCCGTGTAAAGAGACCGGAAGGGAGTGGGTTCAGTGAAGAGCCTCAGAGAAGACCTTCTTCGAGTCAGTCTTCCAAGAAAGAGTCGGCAACAACAAGCTCTG GCGCTGACACTCAGTGGCAGCGAGCTATCTCAGAGCGAGGTGAAGTGGTGTGTCCCACCTGCTCCATCGTCACCAGGAAAACAATCCACGGGCTGAAGAAACACATGGAGATTTGCCAGAAG CTCCAGGACGCCCTGAAGTGCCAGCAGTGCCACAAACAGTTCCGGTCCAAGGCCGGCCTCAACTACCACACCATGGCTGAACACAGCACCAAG CCCTCAGGGAGCGAAGGCCAGACGGGCAACGAGCACGAGGAGAGAGAAAGGCTGCGCCGAGTGCTCAAACAGATGGGACGAATCAAGTGTCCTAGTGAG gGCTGTTCAGCCCACTTTTCCAGTCTGATGGGCTACCAGTATCACCAGAAGCGTTGTGGAGGAGAGTTTTCTGACGATGAGAAGCCTGTGTTTCTGTGCCAGCACTGTGGAAAACACTACCGCTCCAAGGCTGGCAGAGACTACCATGTACGCACTGAACACTCCCCGGCCATCGCCACCACCACCATGAcagccaccaccaccaccaccaacaacaaGGACAATGTCACTgacaccaacaacaacaccgGAAAGGAGAGG ATTGTCTCTGAGGAGTTTCCATCAGGGGGCAGGAAGGAGCTAAGCCAACCTGAGAAGAGAGACTGGCAGGAGAAACCACCATTCAGCCATCCTAAGGAGAAGGACAGAGAAGCTCGAGAAAAGGACTGGgaaaaggagagggagagaaacagagaaaaaccaGTCCATGCTGAGAGCCAGAGCGAGGACTTTGAAAGGACCCCCAGTGGCAGAGTGAGGCGGCGATCAGCTCAGGTGGCCGTTTTCCACCTGCAGGAGATAGCAGAGGATGAGCTGGCCAAGGACTGGGGCACCAAGCGGCGCATCAAGGACGACCTGGTGCCCGACAGCAAGAGG TTAAACTACACCCGGCCCGGCCTCCCCAACTTCAGCCCAGAGCTACTAGAGGCCTGGAAGAACCAAGTCAAGGAGAAAGGCTTCATCTGCTGCACAAATGAA AACTGTGAAGCTGTCTATTCCAGTGTATCAGGACTAAAGGCACATCTCGCCAACTGCAGCCAG ggcGGAGGTGAACTGGGGAAGTATACCTGTCTGATCTGTCAGAAGGAGTTTAGCTCAGAGAGCGGTGTCAAGTACCACATTAGCAAAACACACTCACAG AACTGGTTCCGGGCAGCAGCTAGTCAAGTGGTCGCCAGTAGCAAGAGTAAAGTCCTGGAGAACAATGGGATCAAGGCTGAGGTGAGGAACGGTGCCACCACTGGTAAGAAGAGGGGCCGCAAACCGAAAGAGCGCCCCCCTGTGGATGAGCCTTCTCACAAACAAACTGAAGCACTTACCACTACTCAAAACTCAGCCCTCGCCGTGTTCCCTCCTTCAGTCCCAGCACATTCCCCAACCCTGATCCGCGACCCAACAGACAGTAATAATTCAGGCCAAAACAGACAGCCCATCCCCTCCGCCACCAGACGAAGCAAACCCAAGAGGCTGTTACTGTCAGAGTAG
- the znf512b gene encoding zinc finger protein 512B isoform X2, which translates to MESPSGPRLGKLSSSVLPRGRTPKHGHPQELVRTTAGPENNKHSPVCDEPAEGKRKGRPKAEVQELRSIPAHMIVQWKEEFKRRSRVKCPCSGCWLEFPSIYGVKYHYQRCQGATVAEKLSHGCPYCEAVFATKVRLQKHKLWNHPDRVSMEAKQEQAKLLKTPIKSNTKKRPMENSPPSPVFFKVKKTHEVSTPSQNGELAHQKSERKQHSHSQPSQQIHQFQPVQPQSQQSQSQSTSSDAGESESEGGSLPPSFPDEDPERMRHRRKQKTPKKFTGEQPSISGTFGLKGMTKVEEKLKAGRVKRPEGSGFSEEPQRRPSSSQSSKKESATTSSGADTQWQRAISERGEVVCPTCSIVTRKTIHGLKKHMEICQKLQDALKCQQCHKQFRSKAGLNYHTMAEHSTKPSGSEGQTGNEHEERERLRRVLKQMGRIKCPSEHCGKHYRSKAGRDYHVRTEHSPAIATTTMTATTTTTNNKDNVTDTNNNTGKERIVSEEFPSGGRKELSQPEKRDWQEKPPFSHPKEKDREAREKDWEKERERNREKPVHAESQSEDFERTPSGRVRRRSAQVAVFHLQEIAEDELAKDWGTKRRIKDDLVPDSKRLNYTRPGLPNFSPELLEAWKNQVKEKGFICCTNENCEAVYSSVSGLKAHLANCSQGGGELGKYTCLICQKEFSSESGVKYHISKTHSQNWFRAAASQVVASSKSKVLENNGIKAEVRNGATTGKKRGRKPKERPPVDEPSHKQTEALTTTQNSALAVFPPSVPAHSPTLIRDPTDSNNSGQNRQPIPSATRRSKPKRLLLSE; encoded by the exons GTCCGGTGTGTGATGAGCCAGCAGAGGGGAAGAGGAAAGGTCGTCCTAAAGCAGAAGTGCAGGAACTGAGAAGCATCCCT GCCCATATGATAGTACAATGGAAGGAAGAGTTTAAACGCCGCTCCAGGGTTAAATGTCCGTGTTCAGGCTGCTGGTTAGAGTTTCCCAGCATCTATGGCGTCAAGTACCACTATCAACGCTGCCAGGGG GCCACCGTAGCTGAGAAGCTGAGTCACGGCTGTCCCTACTGTGAGGCAGTGTTTGCCACAAAGGTGCGCCTGCAGAAGCACAAGCTATGGAACCACCCAGACAGAGTTAGCATGGAAGCAAAGCAAGAGCAGGCTAAGCTTCTAAAGACTCCTATCAAGTCCAACACCAAGAAAAG GCCCATGGAGAACAGTCCCCCCTCTCCGGTGTTCTTCAAAGTGAAAAAGACACACGAGGTGTCCACACCCTCTCAGAACGGGGAGCTGGCCCACCAGAAGAGCGAgaggaaacagcacagccacagCCAGCCTTCACAGCAGATTCACCAGTTCCAGCCAGTCCAGCCTCAGTCTCAGCAGTCCCAGTCCCAAAGCACGTCATCCGATGCAGGGGAAAGTGAGAGCGAGGGGGGCAGCCTTCCCCCCTCTTTCCCAGATGAAGACCCGGAGCGAATGAGGCACA GACGGAAGCAGAAAACGCCTAAGAAATTCACTGGAGAACAGCCCTCTATATCTGGAACATTTGGATTGAAAG GTATGACTAAGGTAGAGGAGAAGCTGAAGGCGGGCCGTGTAAAGAGACCGGAAGGGAGTGGGTTCAGTGAAGAGCCTCAGAGAAGACCTTCTTCGAGTCAGTCTTCCAAGAAAGAGTCGGCAACAACAAGCTCTG GCGCTGACACTCAGTGGCAGCGAGCTATCTCAGAGCGAGGTGAAGTGGTGTGTCCCACCTGCTCCATCGTCACCAGGAAAACAATCCACGGGCTGAAGAAACACATGGAGATTTGCCAGAAG CTCCAGGACGCCCTGAAGTGCCAGCAGTGCCACAAACAGTTCCGGTCCAAGGCCGGCCTCAACTACCACACCATGGCTGAACACAGCACCAAG CCCTCAGGGAGCGAAGGCCAGACGGGCAACGAGCACGAGGAGAGAGAAAGGCTGCGCCGAGTGCTCAAACAGATGGGACGAATCAAGTGTCCTAGTGAG CACTGTGGAAAACACTACCGCTCCAAGGCTGGCAGAGACTACCATGTACGCACTGAACACTCCCCGGCCATCGCCACCACCACCATGAcagccaccaccaccaccaccaacaacaaGGACAATGTCACTgacaccaacaacaacaccgGAAAGGAGAGG ATTGTCTCTGAGGAGTTTCCATCAGGGGGCAGGAAGGAGCTAAGCCAACCTGAGAAGAGAGACTGGCAGGAGAAACCACCATTCAGCCATCCTAAGGAGAAGGACAGAGAAGCTCGAGAAAAGGACTGGgaaaaggagagggagagaaacagagaaaaaccaGTCCATGCTGAGAGCCAGAGCGAGGACTTTGAAAGGACCCCCAGTGGCAGAGTGAGGCGGCGATCAGCTCAGGTGGCCGTTTTCCACCTGCAGGAGATAGCAGAGGATGAGCTGGCCAAGGACTGGGGCACCAAGCGGCGCATCAAGGACGACCTGGTGCCCGACAGCAAGAGG TTAAACTACACCCGGCCCGGCCTCCCCAACTTCAGCCCAGAGCTACTAGAGGCCTGGAAGAACCAAGTCAAGGAGAAAGGCTTCATCTGCTGCACAAATGAA AACTGTGAAGCTGTCTATTCCAGTGTATCAGGACTAAAGGCACATCTCGCCAACTGCAGCCAG ggcGGAGGTGAACTGGGGAAGTATACCTGTCTGATCTGTCAGAAGGAGTTTAGCTCAGAGAGCGGTGTCAAGTACCACATTAGCAAAACACACTCACAG AACTGGTTCCGGGCAGCAGCTAGTCAAGTGGTCGCCAGTAGCAAGAGTAAAGTCCTGGAGAACAATGGGATCAAGGCTGAGGTGAGGAACGGTGCCACCACTGGTAAGAAGAGGGGCCGCAAACCGAAAGAGCGCCCCCCTGTGGATGAGCCTTCTCACAAACAAACTGAAGCACTTACCACTACTCAAAACTCAGCCCTCGCCGTGTTCCCTCCTTCAGTCCCAGCACATTCCCCAACCCTGATCCGCGACCCAACAGACAGTAATAATTCAGGCCAAAACAGACAGCCCATCCCCTCCGCCACCAGACGAAGCAAACCCAAGAGGCTGTTACTGTCAGAGTAG
- the znf512b gene encoding zinc finger protein 512B isoform X5 translates to MGTSSKGGPVCDEPAEGKRKGRPKAEVQELRSIPATVAEKLSHGCPYCEAVFATKVRLQKHKLWNHPDRVSMEAKQEQAKLLKTPIKSNTKKRPMENSPPSPVFFKVKKTHEVSTPSQNGELAHQKSERKQHSHSQPSQQIHQFQPVQPQSQQSQSQSTSSDAGESESEGGSLPPSFPDEDPERMRHRRKQKTPKKFTGEQPSISGTFGLKGMTKVEEKLKAGRVKRPEGSGFSEEPQRRPSSSQSSKKESATTSSGADTQWQRAISERGEVVCPTCSIVTRKTIHGLKKHMEICQKLQDALKCQQCHKQFRSKAGLNYHTMAEHSTKPSGSEGQTGNEHEERERLRRVLKQMGRIKCPSEGCSAHFSSLMGYQYHQKRCGGEFSDDEKPVFLCQHCGKHYRSKAGRDYHVRTEHSPAIATTTMTATTTTTNNKDNVTDTNNNTGKERIVSEEFPSGGRKELSQPEKRDWQEKPPFSHPKEKDREAREKDWEKERERNREKPVHAESQSEDFERTPSGRVRRRSAQVAVFHLQEIAEDELAKDWGTKRRIKDDLVPDSKRLNYTRPGLPNFSPELLEAWKNQVKEKGFICCTNENCEAVYSSVSGLKAHLANCSQGGGELGKYTCLICQKEFSSESGVKYHISKTHSQNWFRAAASQVVASSKSKVLENNGIKAEVRNGATTGKKRGRKPKERPPVDEPSHKQTEALTTTQNSALAVFPPSVPAHSPTLIRDPTDSNNSGQNRQPIPSATRRSKPKRLLLSE, encoded by the exons GTCCGGTGTGTGATGAGCCAGCAGAGGGGAAGAGGAAAGGTCGTCCTAAAGCAGAAGTGCAGGAACTGAGAAGCATCCCT GCCACCGTAGCTGAGAAGCTGAGTCACGGCTGTCCCTACTGTGAGGCAGTGTTTGCCACAAAGGTGCGCCTGCAGAAGCACAAGCTATGGAACCACCCAGACAGAGTTAGCATGGAAGCAAAGCAAGAGCAGGCTAAGCTTCTAAAGACTCCTATCAAGTCCAACACCAAGAAAAG GCCCATGGAGAACAGTCCCCCCTCTCCGGTGTTCTTCAAAGTGAAAAAGACACACGAGGTGTCCACACCCTCTCAGAACGGGGAGCTGGCCCACCAGAAGAGCGAgaggaaacagcacagccacagCCAGCCTTCACAGCAGATTCACCAGTTCCAGCCAGTCCAGCCTCAGTCTCAGCAGTCCCAGTCCCAAAGCACGTCATCCGATGCAGGGGAAAGTGAGAGCGAGGGGGGCAGCCTTCCCCCCTCTTTCCCAGATGAAGACCCGGAGCGAATGAGGCACA GACGGAAGCAGAAAACGCCTAAGAAATTCACTGGAGAACAGCCCTCTATATCTGGAACATTTGGATTGAAAG GTATGACTAAGGTAGAGGAGAAGCTGAAGGCGGGCCGTGTAAAGAGACCGGAAGGGAGTGGGTTCAGTGAAGAGCCTCAGAGAAGACCTTCTTCGAGTCAGTCTTCCAAGAAAGAGTCGGCAACAACAAGCTCTG GCGCTGACACTCAGTGGCAGCGAGCTATCTCAGAGCGAGGTGAAGTGGTGTGTCCCACCTGCTCCATCGTCACCAGGAAAACAATCCACGGGCTGAAGAAACACATGGAGATTTGCCAGAAG CTCCAGGACGCCCTGAAGTGCCAGCAGTGCCACAAACAGTTCCGGTCCAAGGCCGGCCTCAACTACCACACCATGGCTGAACACAGCACCAAG CCCTCAGGGAGCGAAGGCCAGACGGGCAACGAGCACGAGGAGAGAGAAAGGCTGCGCCGAGTGCTCAAACAGATGGGACGAATCAAGTGTCCTAGTGAG gGCTGTTCAGCCCACTTTTCCAGTCTGATGGGCTACCAGTATCACCAGAAGCGTTGTGGAGGAGAGTTTTCTGACGATGAGAAGCCTGTGTTTCTGTGCCAGCACTGTGGAAAACACTACCGCTCCAAGGCTGGCAGAGACTACCATGTACGCACTGAACACTCCCCGGCCATCGCCACCACCACCATGAcagccaccaccaccaccaccaacaacaaGGACAATGTCACTgacaccaacaacaacaccgGAAAGGAGAGG ATTGTCTCTGAGGAGTTTCCATCAGGGGGCAGGAAGGAGCTAAGCCAACCTGAGAAGAGAGACTGGCAGGAGAAACCACCATTCAGCCATCCTAAGGAGAAGGACAGAGAAGCTCGAGAAAAGGACTGGgaaaaggagagggagagaaacagagaaaaaccaGTCCATGCTGAGAGCCAGAGCGAGGACTTTGAAAGGACCCCCAGTGGCAGAGTGAGGCGGCGATCAGCTCAGGTGGCCGTTTTCCACCTGCAGGAGATAGCAGAGGATGAGCTGGCCAAGGACTGGGGCACCAAGCGGCGCATCAAGGACGACCTGGTGCCCGACAGCAAGAGG TTAAACTACACCCGGCCCGGCCTCCCCAACTTCAGCCCAGAGCTACTAGAGGCCTGGAAGAACCAAGTCAAGGAGAAAGGCTTCATCTGCTGCACAAATGAA AACTGTGAAGCTGTCTATTCCAGTGTATCAGGACTAAAGGCACATCTCGCCAACTGCAGCCAG ggcGGAGGTGAACTGGGGAAGTATACCTGTCTGATCTGTCAGAAGGAGTTTAGCTCAGAGAGCGGTGTCAAGTACCACATTAGCAAAACACACTCACAG AACTGGTTCCGGGCAGCAGCTAGTCAAGTGGTCGCCAGTAGCAAGAGTAAAGTCCTGGAGAACAATGGGATCAAGGCTGAGGTGAGGAACGGTGCCACCACTGGTAAGAAGAGGGGCCGCAAACCGAAAGAGCGCCCCCCTGTGGATGAGCCTTCTCACAAACAAACTGAAGCACTTACCACTACTCAAAACTCAGCCCTCGCCGTGTTCCCTCCTTCAGTCCCAGCACATTCCCCAACCCTGATCCGCGACCCAACAGACAGTAATAATTCAGGCCAAAACAGACAGCCCATCCCCTCCGCCACCAGACGAAGCAAACCCAAGAGGCTGTTACTGTCAGAGTAG